One window of Psychrobacillus sp. FSL H8-0483 genomic DNA carries:
- the uvrC gene encoding excinuclease ABC subunit UvrC, with translation MNDLIQQKCAILPDQPGCYLMKDRQGTIIYVGKAKILKNRVRSYFTGSHDGKTQRLVQEIVDFEYIVTSSDIEALILELHLIKKHDPKYNIMLKDDKTYPYIKITAEKNPKLIITRQVKKDKGKYFGPYPNVHAANETKKLLDRLYPLRKCQKLPNQVCLYYHMGQCLAPCVKEIEDSVYKEMIQEISSFLNGGHANVKKDLTEKMQSAAEQLEFERAKEYRDQIAHIEMVMEKQKMTMNDFTNRDIFGYTVDKGWMCVQVFFIRQGKLIERDVSLFPIYRDPEEEFLTFLGQFYAKPEHIKPKEIFVPINTDLHLASELLQMKVIIPQKGTKKDLVDLAEKNAVLALSEKFHLIERREERTIGAVEELGDIMGISTPNRIEAFDNSHIHGTDAVSAMVVFVDGKAYKKDYRKYKTKTAAKHDDYGAMREVVRRRYTRVLKDQLPLPDLIIIDGGKGQIEAAREIIEDELGLDVPIAGLAKDGKHQTSQLLYGDPIDMIPMKRTSEAFYLLQRIQDEVHRFAITFHRQQRGKHTIASSLDGIEGIGPKRKKLLLKHFGSLKKMEAASKEEYIDAGLSSKLADVMINHFNKNSLSSE, from the coding sequence ATGAACGATTTAATTCAACAAAAATGTGCTATATTACCGGATCAACCTGGTTGTTATTTAATGAAGGACCGCCAAGGAACCATTATATATGTCGGTAAAGCAAAAATACTAAAGAATCGAGTGCGCTCTTACTTTACGGGGTCTCACGATGGAAAAACACAAAGATTAGTACAGGAAATAGTGGACTTTGAATATATCGTCACATCGTCTGATATAGAAGCATTAATTCTCGAGCTTCATCTTATTAAAAAACATGATCCGAAATATAATATTATGTTAAAAGATGACAAGACGTATCCATATATTAAAATCACGGCTGAGAAAAATCCAAAGCTAATCATCACGAGGCAAGTAAAGAAGGATAAGGGCAAATATTTTGGTCCTTATCCAAATGTACATGCTGCAAATGAAACGAAAAAGCTCCTTGATCGTTTATATCCTTTGCGAAAATGTCAAAAATTGCCTAACCAAGTTTGTTTATATTATCATATGGGACAATGTTTAGCTCCTTGCGTGAAAGAAATTGAAGATTCTGTTTATAAAGAAATGATTCAAGAAATCTCTAGTTTTTTAAACGGTGGGCATGCGAATGTAAAAAAGGACTTAACGGAAAAGATGCAGTCTGCAGCAGAACAATTAGAATTTGAACGTGCAAAAGAGTATAGAGATCAGATTGCACATATTGAAATGGTAATGGAAAAGCAAAAAATGACGATGAATGACTTCACAAATCGAGACATCTTTGGATATACGGTTGATAAAGGATGGATGTGTGTTCAAGTATTTTTTATTCGTCAAGGTAAATTAATCGAAAGAGATGTTTCACTATTCCCGATTTATCGTGATCCAGAAGAGGAGTTCCTGACATTTTTAGGTCAATTTTATGCCAAGCCAGAACATATTAAACCAAAAGAAATATTTGTTCCGATTAATACAGACTTGCATTTAGCTTCGGAGCTATTACAAATGAAAGTGATTATTCCGCAAAAAGGTACAAAAAAAGATTTAGTTGATTTGGCAGAAAAAAATGCAGTATTAGCATTAAGCGAAAAGTTTCATTTGATTGAAAGACGTGAGGAACGAACGATAGGTGCGGTAGAGGAATTAGGAGATATAATGGGGATTTCAACTCCAAATCGAATAGAAGCCTTTGATAATTCGCATATCCATGGTACGGACGCTGTTTCTGCTATGGTTGTTTTTGTAGATGGAAAAGCGTACAAAAAAGATTATCGTAAATATAAAACGAAGACTGCCGCGAAGCATGATGATTATGGTGCTATGAGAGAAGTTGTTCGTAGAAGATATACAAGAGTTCTAAAAGATCAATTACCTTTACCAGATTTAATCATTATTGATGGAGGGAAAGGACAAATAGAGGCTGCTCGTGAAATCATCGAAGATGAATTGGGCCTAGATGTTCCGATTGCTGGCCTTGCGAAAGATGGGAAGCACCAAACCTCTCAGCTTTTGTATGGAGACCCAATTGACATGATTCCGATGAAGCGTACGAGCGAAGCATTTTATTTACTCCAACGTATTCAGGATGAAGTGCACCGATTTGCTATTACATTCCATCGTCAACAACGTGGAAAGCATACAATAGCTTCTTCGTTAGACGGGATAGAAGGAATCGGACCAAAACGAAAAAAACTATTACTAAAGCATTTTGGATCTTTAAAGAAGATGGAAGCTGCTAGTAAAGAAGAGTATATAGATGCTGGACTTTCCAGTAAGCTCGCAGACGTTATGATAAATCATTTTAATAAAAATTCGTTGTCTTCAGAATAA
- the trxA gene encoding thioredoxin, translating into MAIVHGTDQTFNQDIEEGLVLVDFWATWCGPCKMIAPVLEEMDAEMSDKVKIVKVDVDENQATASEFGIMSIPTLVLFKDGKPVDKAVGFQPKEALVQFVEKNA; encoded by the coding sequence ATGGCAATAGTTCACGGAACAGATCAAACTTTCAATCAAGATATAGAAGAAGGATTAGTATTAGTAGATTTTTGGGCAACATGGTGTGGACCTTGTAAAATGATTGCTCCTGTATTGGAAGAAATGGACGCTGAAATGAGCGATAAAGTCAAAATCGTAAAAGTAGATGTAGATGAAAATCAAGCAACTGCTAGCGAGTTTGGAATTATGTCGATTCCGACATTAGTATTATTCAAGGATGGTAAACCAGTAGACAAAGCTGTTGGATTCCAACCAAAAGAAGCATTAGTTCAATTTGTAGAAAAAAACGCATAA
- a CDS encoding electron transfer flavoprotein subunit alpha/FixB family protein has protein sequence MSKKVLVLGEAREGALRNVSYEAIAAAKQISDGGEVVSVLLGDSVKELAVELAKYGADRVITVEHPHLKQYTSDGYGQAILAVIEQEKPGAIVFGHTALGKDLSPKIASKLQVGLVSDVTAIEGEGDEAVYIRPIYSGKAFEKVKVKDGIEFITIRPNNIAPLAKDDSKTGDVSSLSVDITNLRTIIKEVVRKSSEGVDLSEAKVVIAGGRGVKSEEGFAPLKELAAVLGGAVGASRGACDADYCDYSLQIGQTGKVVTPDLYIAAGISGAIQHLAGMSNSKIIVAINKDPEANIFKVADYGIVGDLFEVIPMLTEEFKKLKVNA, from the coding sequence ATGTCTAAAAAAGTATTAGTATTAGGGGAAGCGCGTGAGGGTGCTTTACGTAATGTATCATATGAAGCTATTGCCGCTGCAAAGCAAATTTCTGATGGTGGGGAAGTAGTTAGTGTTCTACTAGGAGATTCAGTGAAAGAGCTAGCTGTTGAACTTGCTAAATATGGTGCTGACCGCGTGATCACTGTTGAGCACCCACATTTAAAACAGTATACATCAGACGGGTATGGCCAAGCTATACTTGCTGTCATTGAGCAGGAAAAACCAGGAGCGATAGTTTTCGGACATACTGCCCTTGGAAAAGACTTATCGCCAAAAATTGCAAGTAAATTACAAGTTGGTTTAGTATCTGACGTTACAGCTATTGAAGGGGAAGGCGATGAAGCTGTATACATTCGTCCAATCTATTCTGGTAAAGCGTTTGAGAAAGTTAAAGTAAAAGACGGAATCGAATTTATTACAATTCGTCCAAATAATATTGCTCCTCTTGCAAAAGATGATAGCAAAACAGGTGATGTCTCTTCCTTATCGGTAGATATAACGAACCTTCGTACCATTATCAAAGAGGTTGTTCGTAAATCTTCCGAAGGTGTAGATCTATCAGAAGCAAAAGTAGTTATTGCTGGTGGTCGTGGAGTGAAAAGTGAAGAAGGCTTTGCACCTTTAAAGGAGCTTGCAGCCGTGTTAGGTGGAGCAGTAGGTGCATCACGTGGAGCCTGTGACGCTGATTACTGTGATTACTCACTACAAATTGGCCAAACAGGTAAAGTAGTTACACCAGACCTTTATATCGCAGCTGGTATTTCAGGAGCAATCCAACATTTAGCTGGTATGTCTAACTCGAAGATAATCGTAGCAATCAATAAAGATCCAGAGGCTAATATTTTCAAAGTAGCAGACTACGGTATAGTTGGCGACCTATTTGAAGTAATTCCAATGCTTACGGAAGAATTTAAAAAACTAAAAGTGAATGCATAA
- a CDS encoding electron transfer flavoprotein subunit beta/FixA family protein — translation MNIYVLVKRTFDTEEKIVVSGGKIQEDGAEFIINPYDEYAIEEAIQVRDAQGGEVTVITMGGEDAEKQLRTALAMGADKAVLINLEDDVEEMDQFTAAQIISEYLKDKSPDLILAGNVAIDGGSGQVGPRVAELLGINYVTTITNLEINGTTVTIKRDVEGDTEVLETSLPLLVTAQQGLNEPRYPSLPGIMKAKKKPLDEIELDDLDIDEDEVVAKTETLEIYLPPKKEAGKVLEGELADQVKELVHLLHSEAKVI, via the coding sequence ATGAATATTTATGTTTTAGTGAAACGTACATTTGATACAGAGGAAAAAATTGTCGTAAGCGGCGGTAAAATTCAAGAAGACGGTGCAGAATTCATCATTAACCCATATGACGAATATGCGATTGAAGAAGCAATTCAAGTTCGCGACGCACAGGGTGGAGAAGTAACTGTAATCACTATGGGTGGGGAAGATGCAGAGAAACAACTTCGCACAGCGCTTGCAATGGGAGCAGACAAAGCTGTTCTTATTAATTTAGAAGACGACGTAGAAGAAATGGACCAATTTACAGCTGCACAGATCATTTCTGAATACTTAAAAGATAAAAGTCCTGATTTAATTTTAGCTGGTAACGTTGCCATTGACGGTGGATCTGGACAAGTAGGCCCACGTGTTGCAGAATTATTAGGCATCAACTATGTAACAACAATTACAAACCTAGAAATAAACGGAACAACTGTTACGATTAAGCGTGACGTAGAAGGGGATACTGAAGTATTAGAAACTTCTTTACCACTTTTAGTAACTGCTCAACAAGGTTTAAATGAACCACGTTATCCTTCATTACCAGGAATTATGAAAGCGAAGAAAAAACCTTTGGATGAAATAGAATTAGATGATCTTGATATCGATGAAGACGAGGTCGTAGCTAAAACAGAAACCCTTGAGATTTATCTTCCTCCTAAAAAGGAAGCAGGAAAAGTATTAGAGGGCGAATTAGCTGACCAAGTGAAAGAGTTAGTTCACTTACTTCATTCGGAAGCAAAAGTCATTTAA
- a CDS encoding enoyl-CoA hydratase, with protein MEFLSWTIEDHVAIVTLNRPPANALASGVILEINSFLDDVANDDTVRVVLLKGEGRFFSAGADIKEFTSISTGEEFSELATSGQLIFEKLETFPKPVIAAIHGAALGGGLELAMSCHIRLVSENAKLGLPELQLGLIPGFAGTQRLPRYVGFAKAAEMLLSSDPISGREAAQFGLANHAYPEEELFARAKELATKIAKKSPVAVKAALEMLQYVKPASYYEGVKAEANAFGTVFVSEDAKEGISAFLEKRQPIFKGK; from the coding sequence ATGGAATTTTTATCATGGACTATTGAAGATCATGTAGCGATAGTTACGCTTAATCGTCCACCAGCTAATGCATTAGCTAGCGGAGTTATTCTAGAAATAAATAGCTTTCTAGACGATGTAGCAAATGATGATACCGTTCGAGTTGTTTTACTTAAAGGAGAAGGAAGATTCTTTTCTGCAGGAGCAGATATAAAGGAATTCACTTCTATATCAACAGGAGAAGAATTTTCGGAATTAGCTACAAGTGGGCAATTAATTTTCGAAAAACTTGAAACATTCCCAAAACCAGTGATTGCTGCAATTCATGGTGCTGCACTTGGTGGAGGTCTGGAATTAGCGATGAGCTGTCATATTCGACTTGTTTCGGAAAATGCAAAGCTTGGCCTTCCTGAATTACAGTTGGGGTTAATCCCTGGCTTTGCTGGAACACAGCGTCTTCCACGTTATGTTGGATTTGCAAAGGCGGCAGAAATGCTGTTAAGTAGCGATCCGATTAGTGGGAGAGAAGCGGCTCAATTTGGCTTAGCGAATCATGCTTACCCAGAAGAAGAACTATTTGCTCGCGCAAAGGAACTAGCAACCAAAATTGCAAAGAAAAGTCCTGTAGCTGTAAAAGCTGCGCTAGAAATGCTTCAATATGTGAAACCAGCTTCTTACTATGAAGGTGTGAAAGCAGAAGCAAATGCTTTTGGAACGGTATTCGTTTCAGAAGATGCAAAAGAAGGTATTTCAGCGTTCTTAGAAAAAAGACAGCCTATTTTTAAAGGGAAATAA
- a CDS encoding TetR/AcrR family transcriptional regulator — translation MKKDKPKYKQIIDAAIIVIAENGYHQSQVSKIAKEAGVADGTIYLYFKNKEDILISVFEEKMEMFANNLQEIIKEDVSASEKLYKMIENHFKVLASNHHLATVTQLELRQSNLALRLRINAILKNYLVFLETILKEGIEKGEFENNLDIRLARQMVFGTIDETTTTWVMNEYKYNLVDLTEKVHRLLLKGIK, via the coding sequence ATGAAAAAAGATAAACCTAAGTATAAGCAAATTATTGACGCTGCGATTATCGTCATTGCAGAAAATGGATATCATCAGTCGCAAGTTTCTAAAATTGCCAAGGAAGCTGGTGTAGCAGACGGGACGATTTACTTATACTTCAAAAACAAAGAAGATATATTAATATCCGTATTTGAAGAAAAAATGGAGATGTTCGCTAATAATTTACAAGAAATAATAAAAGAAGATGTGAGCGCTTCAGAAAAATTATATAAGATGATTGAAAATCATTTTAAGGTACTTGCTAGCAATCATCACTTAGCAACTGTCACGCAATTGGAGCTGCGACAATCAAATCTTGCTTTACGTTTACGTATAAATGCCATTTTAAAAAACTATTTAGTTTTCCTAGAAACCATACTAAAAGAAGGCATCGAAAAGGGAGAATTTGAAAATAACTTAGATATTCGCTTAGCAAGACAAATGGTTTTTGGTACAATTGATGAGACGACAACTACTTGGGTCATGAATGAATATAAATATAATTTAGTTGACCTAACAGAAAAAGTACATCGTCTATTGTTAAAGGGGATAAAGTGA
- a CDS encoding AMP-binding protein encodes MTEKPWLAHYPPEISHTLNYESIPVHEYLTRAYKKFPLKVAIHFLGRDVSYKELYESSLKFANYLKSLGIQKGDRVAIMLPNCPQGVIGYYGALFAGAIVVQTNPLYTEREISYQMKDSGAKVILALDILFPRISKVIKDTDLENIILTGIKDYLPFPKSLVYPFIQKKQYGFSVKVEHRGMNHLFTEIMKVAKPSPIEMPFDFEEDIALLQYTGGTTGFPKGVMLTHKNLISNASMCNAWLYKCKEGEESILGILPFFHVYGMTAVLILSVLLGNRMILLPKFDVETALKTIDKQKPTLFPGAPTIYIGILNHPDVQKYDLSSIVACLSGSAALPVEIQDKFEKVTGGKLVEGYGLTETSPVTHANLIYSDQRVKGSVGIPWPDTESVILGVESTTPLPPGEIGEIAVRGPQVMKGYWNRPEDTEMTMRDGWFLTGDLGYMNESGYFFIVDRKKDLIIAGGYNIYPRDVEEVLYEHPAIQECVVAGVPDPYRGETVKAYIVLKDGVATTEEELDKFCRENLAAFKVPRIYEFRKELPKTAVGKILRRNLIEEEKEKLKQVALES; translated from the coding sequence TTGACTGAAAAACCATGGCTGGCACATTATCCACCGGAAATATCGCATACGCTTAACTATGAATCTATTCCAGTTCACGAATATTTAACGCGAGCATACAAGAAATTTCCACTGAAAGTAGCCATTCATTTTTTGGGAAGAGATGTATCATACAAAGAGCTATATGAATCGTCGTTGAAATTTGCTAATTATTTGAAGTCGTTAGGTATTCAAAAAGGGGACAGAGTGGCAATCATGTTACCAAATTGTCCGCAAGGGGTAATAGGCTATTACGGAGCTTTATTTGCAGGGGCAATTGTAGTACAAACAAACCCACTTTATACAGAACGAGAAATATCGTATCAAATGAAAGACTCAGGAGCTAAAGTAATTTTAGCATTAGATATTTTGTTTCCTCGAATTTCAAAAGTAATCAAAGACACAGATTTAGAAAATATTATACTAACAGGTATTAAAGATTATTTACCGTTTCCGAAGAGCCTCGTTTATCCCTTCATTCAAAAGAAACAATATGGATTTAGTGTGAAGGTAGAACATCGAGGAATGAATCATTTATTCACTGAAATAATGAAGGTTGCGAAACCAAGTCCAATCGAAATGCCTTTTGATTTTGAAGAAGATATTGCACTGTTACAATATACTGGTGGAACGACAGGATTTCCGAAAGGTGTTATGCTAACCCACAAAAACTTAATATCTAATGCGTCCATGTGCAACGCATGGCTGTACAAATGTAAAGAAGGCGAAGAAAGTATTTTAGGGATTTTACCATTCTTCCATGTGTATGGGATGACTGCAGTTTTAATACTTTCTGTTCTGTTAGGAAATAGAATGATATTATTACCAAAGTTCGATGTAGAAACAGCGCTTAAAACAATTGATAAGCAAAAGCCAACCTTGTTTCCAGGGGCGCCTACTATATACATTGGTATTCTAAACCATCCGGATGTTCAAAAATATGATTTGTCTTCTATTGTTGCTTGTTTAAGTGGTTCAGCAGCTTTACCGGTAGAAATTCAAGATAAATTTGAAAAAGTTACTGGTGGTAAATTAGTAGAAGGTTATGGGCTAACAGAAACTTCACCTGTAACTCATGCAAATTTAATTTATAGCGATCAACGCGTAAAAGGTTCTGTAGGCATTCCTTGGCCGGATACAGAATCGGTTATTTTAGGAGTAGAATCTACAACCCCTCTTCCACCTGGTGAAATTGGAGAAATTGCAGTAAGAGGTCCACAAGTTATGAAAGGCTATTGGAACCGTCCGGAAGATACAGAAATGACGATGCGAGATGGATGGTTTTTAACAGGGGATTTAGGTTACATGAATGAAAGCGGTTACTTTTTTATTGTCGATCGTAAAAAAGATTTAATTATTGCTGGCGGGTATAATATTTATCCTCGAGATGTAGAAGAAGTACTTTACGAACATCCGGCTATTCAGGAATGTGTTGTGGCAGGAGTACCAGATCCATATCGCGGTGAAACGGTTAAAGCATATATCGTACTAAAAGATGGAGTCGCTACAACGGAAGAGGAGTTAGATAAGTTTTGTCGTGAAAACTTAGCAGCTTTTAAAGTTCCGAGAATATATGAATTTAGAAAAGAGTTGCCGAAAACAGCAGTTGGTAAAATATTGAGAAGAAACCTAATAGAAGAAGAAAAAGAAAAATTGAAACAAGTGGCATTAGAGAGTTAA
- a CDS encoding DUF350 domain-containing protein has protein sequence MLLSSFWSNPLVESAGYFSVVILCLVVSMVLFEIVTKYKNWQEIKNGNIAVALATGGKIFGVCNIFSYSIEQHNSLFEMIGWGLFGFSLLIVAYWLFEFLTPTFNVDKEIENDNRSVGLISLIISVGLSFVIGASI, from the coding sequence TTGCTACTATCTAGTTTTTGGTCAAACCCACTAGTGGAGTCTGCTGGTTATTTTAGTGTAGTCATTTTATGTTTAGTAGTATCAATGGTTTTATTTGAGATTGTGACGAAATATAAAAACTGGCAAGAAATCAAAAACGGGAATATTGCAGTTGCTTTGGCAACTGGAGGAAAAATCTTTGGTGTTTGTAATATTTTCAGCTATTCAATTGAACAGCATAATTCATTATTTGAAATGATTGGCTGGGGACTATTTGGATTCTCCCTGTTAATAGTGGCATACTGGTTATTTGAATTTCTAACACCGACTTTTAATGTTGATAAAGAAATAGAAAATGATAATCGTTCCGTTGGATTAATTTCTCTTATTATTTCCGTTGGCTTATCATTTGTTATTGGTGCAAGTATTTAA
- a CDS encoding endonuclease MutS2: MIAERALKTLEYFKIREEVSKYCTSSIGKSHIDKLVPSVDFAEVAKLLEEMDEGLSVLRLRGNVPMGGITDIRPHAKRAQIGGMLSPVELMETASTIRASKILRLFLENVAESEDVAIPHFIEKKDAMPILTALEHEINDCIDENGSVLDSASSTLRSIRQQLRIQVSRVREKLESYTRGANASKMLSDSIITIRNDRYVIPVKSEYRSHYGGIIHDQSSSGQTLFIEPSAVVQINNDIRGLKIKEQEEIDRILIRLTAEVEVVGHEIFLLVNILGEIDVILAKAKYGQAEKCTMPKINNSGYIRLVKARHPLISVDHAVTNTIEFGKDITAIVITGPNTGGKTVTLKTVGLCTLMAQSGIPIPALDGSEVALFESVFADIGDEQSIEQSLSTFSSHMVNIVDILKKYDEKSLILFDELGAGTDPQEGAALAISILDAVHGTGARVMATTHYPELKAYGYNRPGVANASVEFDIETLSPTYKLLIGVPGRSNAFEISERLGLPGHIISQAQTFTGTDRGEVNSMIASLEDSRRQAEKDAEETEVRLEEAKQIQEDLEKRLAELDEKKEKLEQKAKDKARKIVDDARREADEIIIELRKMQANTHKLVKEHELIDAKKRLEEALPNNPVLKKQKKLNELGKELKSGDEVKVLSFGQRGTLLDKLSNSEWSVQIGMLKMKLDESDLEYIKPEKQKQTVSVNAVRGRDSHVKLELDLRGERYEDAIIRTEKYLDDAILSNYPRISIIHGKGTGVLRQAIQQYLKNHSRVKSYRFGEAGEGGHGVTVVELK; the protein is encoded by the coding sequence GTGATAGCTGAAAGAGCACTGAAAACATTAGAATATTTTAAAATACGAGAAGAAGTTTCGAAATACTGTACTTCTTCCATCGGAAAAAGTCATATAGATAAACTTGTACCATCTGTCGATTTTGCAGAAGTGGCAAAGCTTTTAGAAGAAATGGATGAAGGATTATCGGTTCTTCGACTAAGAGGAAATGTACCAATGGGCGGGATTACAGATATTCGTCCTCATGCAAAACGCGCACAAATTGGTGGTATGCTAAGTCCCGTCGAATTAATGGAAACAGCTAGTACCATTCGAGCAAGTAAAATTCTCCGTCTATTTTTAGAAAATGTAGCAGAATCAGAGGATGTAGCAATCCCTCATTTTATTGAGAAAAAAGACGCAATGCCAATATTAACTGCACTAGAGCATGAAATAAATGATTGCATCGATGAAAATGGTTCTGTTTTAGACAGTGCGAGCAGTACATTGCGTTCAATTCGCCAGCAATTACGAATCCAAGTTAGTCGAGTTCGCGAAAAATTAGAAAGCTATACGCGAGGTGCAAATGCATCTAAAATGCTTTCCGATTCGATTATTACCATTCGAAATGACCGATATGTTATTCCGGTAAAATCTGAATATCGAAGCCATTATGGTGGGATAATTCACGATCAGTCTTCTTCTGGGCAAACTCTATTTATTGAACCATCTGCAGTTGTGCAAATAAATAACGATATTCGCGGTTTAAAAATAAAAGAACAAGAAGAGATTGACCGTATTTTAATTAGATTAACGGCAGAAGTAGAAGTAGTAGGACATGAAATATTCCTATTAGTCAATATTCTAGGGGAAATTGATGTCATTTTGGCGAAAGCAAAATATGGACAAGCTGAAAAGTGTACGATGCCTAAAATTAATAATAGTGGATATATCCGTTTAGTTAAAGCAAGACATCCACTCATTTCGGTTGATCATGCAGTGACAAATACGATTGAATTTGGAAAAGATATTACGGCAATCGTCATTACAGGACCTAATACAGGTGGTAAAACCGTGACGCTTAAAACAGTTGGACTATGTACATTGATGGCGCAAAGTGGGATTCCTATACCTGCATTAGACGGTTCAGAAGTGGCATTATTTGAATCAGTATTTGCAGATATCGGAGATGAGCAATCCATCGAGCAAAGTCTAAGTACATTTTCATCACACATGGTCAATATTGTGGATATTTTGAAGAAATATGATGAAAAATCATTGATATTATTTGATGAGCTTGGAGCTGGAACAGATCCTCAAGAAGGAGCAGCTCTTGCAATTTCTATTTTAGATGCAGTGCACGGAACAGGCGCGCGGGTGATGGCTACAACACATTATCCTGAGCTTAAAGCATATGGATATAATCGTCCTGGAGTGGCAAACGCAAGTGTAGAATTTGATATTGAAACGTTAAGTCCTACTTATAAATTACTAATAGGTGTCCCTGGGCGTAGTAATGCTTTTGAAATCTCCGAGCGCCTTGGTCTTCCGGGTCATATTATTTCGCAAGCACAAACATTTACTGGAACCGACCGCGGAGAAGTGAATTCCATGATTGCTTCATTAGAAGATAGTCGTAGACAAGCCGAAAAAGATGCGGAAGAAACAGAAGTAAGATTAGAAGAAGCCAAACAAATACAAGAAGATTTAGAAAAAAGATTAGCTGAGCTCGATGAGAAAAAAGAGAAATTAGAGCAAAAAGCAAAAGATAAAGCGCGAAAAATTGTAGACGATGCACGTCGTGAAGCAGATGAAATTATTATTGAGCTGCGAAAAATGCAAGCGAATACCCATAAACTCGTAAAAGAGCATGAACTAATTGATGCTAAAAAACGTTTAGAAGAGGCACTTCCGAACAATCCAGTTCTTAAAAAGCAAAAGAAACTCAACGAACTTGGTAAAGAACTGAAATCCGGAGATGAAGTGAAGGTTCTAAGTTTTGGTCAAAGAGGAACATTATTAGATAAACTTTCTAATTCTGAATGGTCAGTTCAAATTGGTATGTTAAAAATGAAACTCGATGAGTCTGATTTAGAATATATAAAGCCGGAAAAACAAAAACAAACTGTTTCTGTCAATGCTGTTCGTGGTAGAGATTCACATGTGAAACTCGAGCTTGATCTTCGTGGAGAGCGATATGAGGATGCCATAATTCGAACAGAAAAATATCTAGACGATGCCATTCTTTCAAATTACCCGCGTATTTCCATTATTCATGGAAAAGGGACAGGTGTTTTAAGACAGGCGATTCAACAGTACTTAAAAAATCATTCTCGTGTCAAAAGCTACCGTTTTGGTGAAGCAGGAGAAGGTGGACATGGTGTAACGGTTGTTGAATTAAAATAA